The following coding sequences are from one Gigantopelta aegis isolate Gae_Host chromosome 15, Gae_host_genome, whole genome shotgun sequence window:
- the LOC121390766 gene encoding uncharacterized protein LOC121390766 isoform X3: MGPVVIAVALTVFLGQAFCDVAPTEDKRTDKGISGEKRSLYGIKKWPKGVVPYEFGHGGFYDSEKDLIMQALDEWKLMTCVDFRKAVPSDRRRVKFIKVPGKCEAPLHVGSAPVINVYINAMCRYAKMLQITGSIFGLRESNFHGTQNNNKMKDFVMKPYELSYENIRAIYMLYGCAGKLATVCPKYPCPLHGFRGSDCECRCEGKPLKLCCIPPYDPGVSTPRLPPPPPSKPCFPGDGHVLLDNGKLLEIKHLEIGQRILTVKDGRRVFSEVKTFLKRRPSVNATYVTLATDEGNQISLSDDHLLFATTNTSTTMEARLAGLIKPGDYIFSTAQCSRDLCAERVAQVFISYKQGAYVPLTDEGTLVVDGFLASCYTTASHDVAHILMTPFRWFPWLLASEQQDGYSSLIPVIKAIARMVLPKRVLLADENQHILQSLYHSRSEL; the protein is encoded by the exons ATGGGACCTGTTGTTATCGCTGTTGCGCTGACCGTCTTTCTAGGGCAGGCATTTTGTg ATGTAGCCCCGACAGAAGATAAGAGAACTGACAAGGGGATCAGTGGAGA GAAAAGATCACTGTATGGAATCAAAAAGTGGCCAAAAGGAGTAGTACCGTATGAATTCGGACATGGAGGTTTCT ACGATTCTGAAAAAGATTTGATCATGCAAGCTTTGGATGAATGGAAGCTAATGACATGCGTAGACTTCCGGAAGGCGGTTCCTTCAGACAGGCGTAGAGTGAAATTCATTAAGGT GCCAGGTAAATGTGAGGCACCTCTTCACGTTGGATCTGCGCCAGTAATAAACGTTTATATAAACGCAATGTGCCGA TATGCCAAGATGCTGCAAATAACCGGTTCCATATTTGGGCTCAGAGAAAGTAATTTCCATGGAACCCAAAACAATAAT AAGATGAAAGATTTTGTTATGAAACCATACGAGCTAAGCTATGAAAATATTAGGGCCATCTATATGTTGTACGGATGCGCAG gAAAACTTGCGACTGTTTGTCCAAAATACCCATGTCCTCTCCATGGATTCCGAGGTAGCGACTGCGAGTGTCGGTGCGAAGGAAAGCCCTTAAAGTTATGCTGCATACCTCCTTATGACCCGGGG GTCTCAACACCTagactaccaccaccaccaccgtcgAAACCCTGTTTCCCCGGAGACGGGCACGTCCTCCTTGACAACGGCAAATTACTGGAGATCAAACATCTTGAAATAGGACAAAGGATTTTGACAG TCAAAGATGGACGGCGTGTATTTTCTGAAGTGAAAACCTTCTTGAAACGTCGCCCAAGCGTAAACGCCACATACGTAACCCTGGCAACAGATGAAGGCAACCAGATCTCCCTGTCGGACGACCACTTACTCTTTGCCACGACAAACACGTCGACAACTATGGAAGCCAG acTCGCTGGTCTAATTAAACCAGGTGACTACATCTTCTCAACAGCACAGTGCTCACGTGATCTCTGTGCTGAACGAGTGGCCCAGGTCTTCATATCCTACAAACAAG GTGCATACGTTCCGCTGACGGACGAGGGCACTCTTGTAGTTGATGGGTTTTTGGCGTCATGTTACACCACAGCCTCCCATGATGTTGCCCACATCTTGATGACTCCCTTCCGCTGGTTCCCATGGTTACTGGCGTCAGAGCAACAAGATGGCTACAGTTCTCTTATTCCTGTAATAAAAGCCATAGCCAGGATGGTTTTGCCAAAACGTGTGCTTCTGGCAGACGAAAACCAGCATATCCTGCAGTCTCTCTATCATTCTAGATCAGAATTGTAG
- the LOC121390766 gene encoding uncharacterized protein LOC121390766 isoform X1 encodes MGPVVIAVALTVFLGQAFCEDVAPTEDKRTDKGISGEKRSLYGIKKWPKGVVPYEFGHGGFYDSEKDLIMQALDEWKLMTCVDFRKAVPSDRRRVKFIKVPGKCEAPLHVGSAPVINVYINAMCRYAKMLQITGSIFGLRESNFHGTQNNNKMKDFVMKPYELSYENIRAIYMLYGCAGKLATVCPKYPCPLHGFRGSDCECRCEGKPLKLCCIPPYDPGVSTPRLPPPPPSKPCFPGDGHVLLDNGKLLEIKHLEIGQRILTVKDGRRVFSEVKTFLKRRPSVNATYVTLATDEGNQISLSDDHLLFATTNTSTTMEARLAGLIKPGDYIFSTAQCSRDLCAERVAQVFISYKQGAYVPLTDEGTLVVDGFLASCYTTASHDVAHILMTPFRWFPWLLASEQQDGYSSLIPVIKAIARMVLPKRVLLADENQHILQSLYHSRSEL; translated from the exons ATGGGACCTGTTGTTATCGCTGTTGCGCTGACCGTCTTTCTAGGGCAGGCATTTTGTg AAGATGTAGCCCCGACAGAAGATAAGAGAACTGACAAGGGGATCAGTGGAGA GAAAAGATCACTGTATGGAATCAAAAAGTGGCCAAAAGGAGTAGTACCGTATGAATTCGGACATGGAGGTTTCT ACGATTCTGAAAAAGATTTGATCATGCAAGCTTTGGATGAATGGAAGCTAATGACATGCGTAGACTTCCGGAAGGCGGTTCCTTCAGACAGGCGTAGAGTGAAATTCATTAAGGT GCCAGGTAAATGTGAGGCACCTCTTCACGTTGGATCTGCGCCAGTAATAAACGTTTATATAAACGCAATGTGCCGA TATGCCAAGATGCTGCAAATAACCGGTTCCATATTTGGGCTCAGAGAAAGTAATTTCCATGGAACCCAAAACAATAAT AAGATGAAAGATTTTGTTATGAAACCATACGAGCTAAGCTATGAAAATATTAGGGCCATCTATATGTTGTACGGATGCGCAG gAAAACTTGCGACTGTTTGTCCAAAATACCCATGTCCTCTCCATGGATTCCGAGGTAGCGACTGCGAGTGTCGGTGCGAAGGAAAGCCCTTAAAGTTATGCTGCATACCTCCTTATGACCCGGGG GTCTCAACACCTagactaccaccaccaccaccgtcgAAACCCTGTTTCCCCGGAGACGGGCACGTCCTCCTTGACAACGGCAAATTACTGGAGATCAAACATCTTGAAATAGGACAAAGGATTTTGACAG TCAAAGATGGACGGCGTGTATTTTCTGAAGTGAAAACCTTCTTGAAACGTCGCCCAAGCGTAAACGCCACATACGTAACCCTGGCAACAGATGAAGGCAACCAGATCTCCCTGTCGGACGACCACTTACTCTTTGCCACGACAAACACGTCGACAACTATGGAAGCCAG acTCGCTGGTCTAATTAAACCAGGTGACTACATCTTCTCAACAGCACAGTGCTCACGTGATCTCTGTGCTGAACGAGTGGCCCAGGTCTTCATATCCTACAAACAAG GTGCATACGTTCCGCTGACGGACGAGGGCACTCTTGTAGTTGATGGGTTTTTGGCGTCATGTTACACCACAGCCTCCCATGATGTTGCCCACATCTTGATGACTCCCTTCCGCTGGTTCCCATGGTTACTGGCGTCAGAGCAACAAGATGGCTACAGTTCTCTTATTCCTGTAATAAAAGCCATAGCCAGGATGGTTTTGCCAAAACGTGTGCTTCTGGCAGACGAAAACCAGCATATCCTGCAGTCTCTCTATCATTCTAGATCAGAATTGTAG
- the LOC121390766 gene encoding uncharacterized protein LOC121390766 isoform X2 has protein sequence MGPVVIAVALTVFLGQAFCEDVAPTEDKRTDKGISGEKRSLYGIKKWPKGVVPYEFGHGGFYDSEKDLIMQALDEWKLMTCVDFRKAVPSDRRRVKFIKVPGKCEAPLHVGSAPVINVYINAMCRYAKMLQITGSIFGLRESNFHGTQNNNMKDFVMKPYELSYENIRAIYMLYGCAGKLATVCPKYPCPLHGFRGSDCECRCEGKPLKLCCIPPYDPGVSTPRLPPPPPSKPCFPGDGHVLLDNGKLLEIKHLEIGQRILTVKDGRRVFSEVKTFLKRRPSVNATYVTLATDEGNQISLSDDHLLFATTNTSTTMEARLAGLIKPGDYIFSTAQCSRDLCAERVAQVFISYKQGAYVPLTDEGTLVVDGFLASCYTTASHDVAHILMTPFRWFPWLLASEQQDGYSSLIPVIKAIARMVLPKRVLLADENQHILQSLYHSRSEL, from the exons ATGGGACCTGTTGTTATCGCTGTTGCGCTGACCGTCTTTCTAGGGCAGGCATTTTGTg AAGATGTAGCCCCGACAGAAGATAAGAGAACTGACAAGGGGATCAGTGGAGA GAAAAGATCACTGTATGGAATCAAAAAGTGGCCAAAAGGAGTAGTACCGTATGAATTCGGACATGGAGGTTTCT ACGATTCTGAAAAAGATTTGATCATGCAAGCTTTGGATGAATGGAAGCTAATGACATGCGTAGACTTCCGGAAGGCGGTTCCTTCAGACAGGCGTAGAGTGAAATTCATTAAGGT GCCAGGTAAATGTGAGGCACCTCTTCACGTTGGATCTGCGCCAGTAATAAACGTTTATATAAACGCAATGTGCCGA TATGCCAAGATGCTGCAAATAACCGGTTCCATATTTGGGCTCAGAGAAAGTAATTTCCATGGAACCCAAAACAATAAT ATGAAAGATTTTGTTATGAAACCATACGAGCTAAGCTATGAAAATATTAGGGCCATCTATATGTTGTACGGATGCGCAG gAAAACTTGCGACTGTTTGTCCAAAATACCCATGTCCTCTCCATGGATTCCGAGGTAGCGACTGCGAGTGTCGGTGCGAAGGAAAGCCCTTAAAGTTATGCTGCATACCTCCTTATGACCCGGGG GTCTCAACACCTagactaccaccaccaccaccgtcgAAACCCTGTTTCCCCGGAGACGGGCACGTCCTCCTTGACAACGGCAAATTACTGGAGATCAAACATCTTGAAATAGGACAAAGGATTTTGACAG TCAAAGATGGACGGCGTGTATTTTCTGAAGTGAAAACCTTCTTGAAACGTCGCCCAAGCGTAAACGCCACATACGTAACCCTGGCAACAGATGAAGGCAACCAGATCTCCCTGTCGGACGACCACTTACTCTTTGCCACGACAAACACGTCGACAACTATGGAAGCCAG acTCGCTGGTCTAATTAAACCAGGTGACTACATCTTCTCAACAGCACAGTGCTCACGTGATCTCTGTGCTGAACGAGTGGCCCAGGTCTTCATATCCTACAAACAAG GTGCATACGTTCCGCTGACGGACGAGGGCACTCTTGTAGTTGATGGGTTTTTGGCGTCATGTTACACCACAGCCTCCCATGATGTTGCCCACATCTTGATGACTCCCTTCCGCTGGTTCCCATGGTTACTGGCGTCAGAGCAACAAGATGGCTACAGTTCTCTTATTCCTGTAATAAAAGCCATAGCCAGGATGGTTTTGCCAAAACGTGTGCTTCTGGCAGACGAAAACCAGCATATCCTGCAGTCTCTCTATCATTCTAGATCAGAATTGTAG